The Epilithonimonas zeae genome contains a region encoding:
- a CDS encoding FMN-binding glutamate synthase family protein, giving the protein MRNKFILWGIVILILTWTTALLIKAHYWIPIFLTFLYILGIYNTYQTKHAILRNFPVLGYFRYIFEEISPEIQQYFIERETDGKPFPRHQRSAVYRRSKNLSDTVPFGTQLEINHRKYEGIKHSIYAKHPKEELPRVTIGGKDCKQPYNASLFNISAMSFGALSDRAQMALNRGAKKGNFYHNTGEGGISPHHLEGGDLCWQIGTGYFGCRNEDGKFDAKLFTKYSNLDNVKMIEIKLSQGAKPGHGGVLPAVKNTPEIAKIRHVPPGVTILSPPSHSAFSDAEGLLRFVQQLRELSGGKPVGFKLCIGDTKEFEDICEQMNILNIYPDFITIDGAEGGTGAAPPEFSDGVGMPLEPALIFVNKTLINYELRDKLRIIASGKVLTSLDILRAVAMGADLCNNARGFMFSLGCIQALRCNTNTCPTGVATQDKMLIKGLDTNDKTERVYQFHKNTLHTCNELIAAAGRESYDQVNASMFMRGDEFEHLSDTYFPDILENVRKR; this is encoded by the coding sequence ATGAGAAATAAATTCATTCTTTGGGGAATCGTTATATTAATCTTGACTTGGACCACGGCTCTGCTCATCAAAGCGCATTACTGGATTCCGATTTTCCTGACTTTCCTTTATATTTTAGGCATCTACAATACGTATCAGACCAAACACGCGATTCTCAGGAACTTCCCTGTTCTTGGTTATTTCCGATATATTTTTGAAGAGATTTCGCCAGAGATTCAGCAATATTTTATTGAGAGAGAGACCGATGGGAAACCATTTCCAAGACATCAAAGGTCAGCAGTTTACAGAAGGTCAAAAAACCTGAGTGATACTGTGCCTTTCGGGACTCAGTTAGAAATCAACCATAGAAAATATGAAGGTATCAAACATTCTATCTACGCCAAACATCCAAAAGAAGAGCTGCCGAGAGTAACCATTGGAGGCAAAGATTGTAAACAGCCTTATAACGCATCACTTTTTAATATTTCTGCAATGAGTTTTGGTGCGTTGAGTGACCGAGCGCAAATGGCTTTGAACCGAGGTGCGAAAAAAGGAAATTTCTATCACAACACGGGCGAAGGTGGTATCTCTCCGCATCATTTGGAAGGCGGCGACCTTTGTTGGCAGATTGGAACCGGATATTTTGGTTGCAGAAATGAAGACGGGAAATTCGATGCCAAATTGTTTACAAAATACTCGAATCTGGATAATGTGAAAATGATTGAAATCAAATTGTCTCAAGGTGCAAAACCAGGTCACGGCGGTGTTTTACCGGCTGTAAAAAATACGCCGGAGATTGCCAAAATCCGACACGTCCCACCTGGCGTTACGATTCTTTCGCCACCATCACATAGTGCTTTTTCTGACGCGGAAGGTTTGTTGAGATTTGTGCAGCAATTGCGTGAGCTTTCTGGCGGAAAACCAGTTGGGTTCAAGCTTTGTATCGGCGACACCAAAGAGTTTGAAGACATCTGTGAACAGATGAATATCCTGAATATCTATCCAGATTTCATCACCATAGATGGTGCAGAAGGTGGAACGGGCGCTGCGCCACCAGAGTTCTCAGACGGTGTTGGGATGCCATTGGAACCTGCATTGATTTTTGTGAATAAGACTTTGATTAATTATGAATTAAGAGATAAATTAAGAATCATTGCCAGCGGAAAAGTTTTGACTTCCTTGGATATTCTAAGAGCTGTTGCAATGGGTGCCGACCTTTGTAATAATGCCCGAGGTTTTATGTTTTCTCTCGGCTGTATTCAGGCGTTGAGATGCAATACGAATACTTGCCCAACCGGCGTTGCAACGCAAGACAAAATGTTAATTAAAGGACTCGACACCAATGATAAAACAGAACGGGTTTATCAGTTTCATAAAAATACTTTGCATACTTGCAACGAGTTGATTGCTGCCGCAGGAAGAGAGTCTTACGACCAGGTGAACGCTTCTATGTTTATGCGAGGTGACGAGTTCGAACATCTTTCGGACACTTATTTTCCTGATATTTTGGAGAATGTGAGGAAACGATAA
- a CDS encoding GNAT family N-acetyltransferase, producing MKNSVSKDIIEKWLTAWCLSRELPLPVKYKSGFKVDVGFEKQKFRYVFPEINEDIIQLSKEITEPWIYLKFCGLPEKIQNKVPDRWKVQPQGFMMHCTTPMKILKTELNPAYKFEIENYNSTAVIRILTQNNELCAEGRVIIVEDIALYDRIFTENKHKRKGLATFLMKELESIALSKKIYTNFLVATSEGKLLYKNLGWELYSYYTSIVIEK from the coding sequence ATGAAAAATTCTGTATCGAAAGACATCATTGAAAAATGGCTGACCGCTTGGTGCTTATCAAGAGAACTTCCATTACCAGTGAAATATAAGTCAGGATTCAAGGTAGATGTTGGTTTTGAAAAACAAAAATTCCGTTATGTTTTTCCGGAAATCAATGAAGATATTATTCAACTTTCAAAAGAGATTACTGAGCCTTGGATTTATTTAAAGTTTTGTGGTCTTCCGGAAAAAATTCAGAATAAAGTTCCAGACAGATGGAAAGTTCAGCCACAAGGTTTTATGATGCATTGTACAACTCCAATGAAAATTCTAAAGACTGAGTTAAATCCAGCTTATAAATTTGAAATTGAAAATTATAATTCAACAGCTGTCATTAGAATTCTGACTCAGAACAATGAACTTTGCGCTGAAGGAAGAGTGATTATTGTAGAAGACATTGCTCTTTACGACCGCATCTTTACGGAGAATAAGCATAAACGTAAAGGTCTTGCAACTTTTTTGATGAAAGAATTAGAAAGTATTGCATTATCAAAAAAGATTTATACCAATTTTTTAGTTGCGACAAGTGAAGGTAAACTGCTTTATAAAAACTTAGGTTGGGAATTATATTCCTATTATACATCAATAGTTATAGAAAAATAA